In Chrysemys picta bellii isolate R12L10 chromosome 4, ASM1138683v2, whole genome shotgun sequence, the sequence ttgttgttgttgttcttggaAAATTCCAATTaattgaaactgaaatgtttcatgggaaTGTACCAGTTTTGATGGGAAAAGTTTCTTGGGTTCAGGATGGAATGTTGAGAGAGATTCAACCCAGAATAGCCAGGTGGTTAAGGCACTGATTTGTGAAACCAAAGTGCAGAGGATCTTGAActggggtttcccacatcccaagtgcAGGCCTTAACCACCAGGCTGTTTGCTctcacatacaaacacacacacatatgtttACTTTTGAAAAGTCTCAGGTTCATTTCGGCAGGTAGAAAAATAGTTTCCCACCCTCCTCTATTCTTAATCCCTAAAAACTGTGACCTACATGTTCAAGCTGTGCCACAGCTGAAAACATTCATGTTATGTGCAGCGGCAGCctaaaaggctaacagaatgttaggaaccttaggaaagggatagataataagacagcaaatatcatattgcctctatataaatccatggtatgcccacacctggaatactgggtgcagttctggtcatcccatctcaaaaaagatatattagagttGGAAAAAGTGAAGAGAAGGGCAACGTAAATGATGAAGGGTTGggaacatcttccatatgaggagagattaaaaagtctgggactattcagcttggaaaagagatgactaagtgaggatatgatagaggtctataaaatcatgacttgtgtggagaaagtgaataaggagtgttatttgctccttcatataacacaagaaccagggtcacccaacgaaattaataggcagcaggtttaaaagaaacagaaggaagtacttcttgacacaacgcacaatcaacctgtgcaGCTAGTTGCCAGgtgttgttgtgaaggccaaaagtataactgggttaaaaaaagaattagataaattcacggaggataggttcctcaatggctattagtcatggtggtcagggacacaaccccatgccctgcatgtccctagcctctgattgccagaagctgggagtggatgacagggaagggaccactcaataattgccctgctcATTCCCCcaacctggcattagccactgttggaagacaggatactgggctcaatggagcattggtctgacccagtatggctgttcttatgttcttagctcTTTTCAGGGCAGCTtgggctggggtggaggacaagggagCTGTAAGTCCCTGTATTCCCCTGCACACCTGCACTGTTAAGGGCCAGGCCAGTCCCAGACATAATTTAGACCTCCCTTAGGCTGCTCTACATTATGGCTGGCTGCAATAGCCTCAATGAGGCATTCCACAGTGTGACCAGAAGCAATCCTGTATTCACAAACTACCCACTTTGTAATAATCtttatacaaaatatgccttgtgaggtatcatttgaaaactgctggtcaataatatcatggtgaaatataTGTAGCGGTTatttatgtaaagttatgaaatccccCTTATGATgttgtcgccaggagggctttggcttcctagaccacgggatgctattcgaggaaggactgctaggcagagatggcgttcacctttcgaggagaggaaagaccctattcggacacagactggctaacctagtgaggagggctttaaactaggttcgacggggacaggtgagcaaagcccacaggtaagtggggaacatggagaccggggagatgggttggaaacgagagggagtgtgggctatattggcagagagaaaggagggtcaggacaaaactgggaggaaagatcaaaccagtatcttagggtatgtctacactacgaaattagttcgaatttatagaagccggttttattgaaatcggttgtatacagccgattgtgtgtgtccacacaataaaatgctctaggtgctctagtcggcggaccacgtccacaatacaaggctagcgtcgacttccggagcattgcactatgggtagctatcccacagctatcccacagttcccgcagtctccgccgccccttggaattctgggttgagatcccaatgcccggatgatgcaaaacagtgtcgcgggcggttctgggtacatgtcgtcaggcccctccctcccccgtcacagcaacggcagacaatagattcgcgcctttttacctgggttacctgggttacctgtgcagacaacatggagcccgctcagctcagctgagctcaccgtcaccatatgtcctctgggtgccggcagacgtgggactgcattgctacacagcagcagctgctaactgccttttggcggtagacggtgcagtagactggtagccttcatcggcgatctgggtgctggcagccatggggcttgccttttggcagtaaatggtgtattacgactattagccgtcctattacaagttgggtcatcgcacgttagcagaatcttccccgagcagccgattgtgcaataggcctgaagaccattgtcatacaccgccccgtatttgctgccaagcacccagaaagatgccgagggctatcagtcacgctgcaccgtcgtcttaagatgtaaaaaatagatttgctctgtattcatttgcttccccctccctccgtcaaatcaacggcctgctaagcccagggttttcagtttaatctttggtggggaccattctgtgtgacagttgtttgtgtctctccctgatgcacagccaccattcttgattttaattccctgtgcctgtacgccatgtcgtcactcggcccgccctccctccttcccctagtccatcagatactacgtttgcgccacagctcagagagccgagaagcagttcgcgccttttctttgaattctgggttgagatcccaatgcccggatgatgcaaaacagtgtcgcgggcggttctgggtacatgtcgtcaggcccctcccccctcgtcacagcaacgcagacattagattcgcgcctttttacctgggttacctgtgcagacaacataccacggcaagcatggagcccgctcagctcagctgagctcaccgtcaccatatgtcctctgggtgccggcagacgtgggactgcattgctacacagcagcagctgctaactgccttttggtggtagacggtgtagcatgagtgatagtcgtggggctggcagccgtagggctgcattgcaccagccccttgccaggcgatggtatattatgactggtacccgtcgtcatcgtattggtgtggctgtcaatcatggccacctgggcagacatgctactgtttcgatgatgatggctaccagtcataatatactattttctgccaattgcccagtattgtctgctaagcacccagaagaggccaagggcgatgctgggtgctggtggacgtggggctggcagacgtggggctgcattgctacacagcagcagccccttgccttttggcagatgatggtattttatgattggtatccgtcatcatcgtactggagaggctatcactcatgctgcactgtcggctgccagcttaagatgtaaaaaatagatttgttctgtattcatttgcttccccttcctccgtgaaatcaatggcctgctaagcccagggttttcagtttaatctttggggggaccattctgtgatactactttcgcgccttttttctgaccaggcgccatagctagcactgggatcatggagcccgctcagatcaccgcggcaattatgagcactatgaacaccacgcgcattgtcctggagtatatgcagagccaggacatgccaaggcgaaacccggaccaggcgaggaggcgattgcagcacggagacgagagtgatgaggaagttgacatggacatagacctctcacaaggcacaggccccagcaatgtggaaatcatggtgtcactggggcaggttgatgccgtggaacgccgattctgggcccgggaaacaagcacagactggtgggaccgcatcgtgctgcaggtatgggacgattcccagtggctgcgaaactttcgcatgcgtaagggcactttcatggaactttgtgacttgctttcccctgccctgaaacgccaggataccaagatgagagcagccctcacagttgagaagcgagtggcgatagccctgtggaagcttgcaacgccagacagctaccggtcagtcgggaatcaatttggagtgggcaaatctacggtgggggctgctgtgatccaatttgccagggcaatgaaagacctggtgatagcaagggtagtgactctgggcaacgtgcagtcaatagtggatggttttgctgaaatgggattcccaaactgtggcggggccatagacggaacccatatccctatcttgtcaccggagcaccaagccaccgactacgtaaaccgcaaggggtacttttcaatgctgctgcaagccctggtggatcacaagggacgtttcaccaacatcaacgtgggatggccgggaaaggtacatgatgctcgcgtcttcaggaactctgctctgtttcgaaagctggaggaagggactttcttcccggaccagaaagtgaccattggggatgttgaaatgcctatcatgatccttggggacccagcctaccccttaatgccatggctcatgaagccgtacacaggcagcctggacaggagtcaggacctgttcaactacaggctgagcaagtgccgaatggtggtggaatgtgcatttggacgtttaaaagcgcgctggcgcagcttactgactcgctcagacctcagcgaaaagaatatccccattgttattgctgcttgctgtgcgctccacaatatctgtgagagtaagggggagacctttatggcggggtgggaggttgaggcaactcgcctggccgctgattacgcgcagccagacaccagggcggttagaggagcacagcagggcgcggtgcgcatcagagaagctttgaaaatgagttttgtgactggccaggctactgtgtgaaacttctgtttgtttctccttgatgaaccctccaaactccccccccccgacccagttcactctacttccctgtaaaccaaccaccccaccccaccctcccctcccgcttgcagaggcaataaagtcattgttttttcacattcatgcattctttattagttcctcacagaagtagggggataattgccaaggtagcctgggatgggtgggggaggagggatggaaaaggacacactgcattttaaaactttaactcttattgaaggccagccttctgatgcttgggcgatcatctggagtggagtgactgggtggacggaggccccccacaccgtgttcttgggcgtcttggtgaggaggctatggaacttggggaggagggctgttggttacacaggggctgtagcggcggtctctgctcctgctgcctttcctgcaactcaaccatacgctcgagcatatcagtttgatgctccagcagacggagcattgcctcttgccgtctgtctgcaagctgacgccacctatcgtcttcagcccgccacttgctctgttcatcccgcgattcagcccgccacctctcctctcgttcatattgggcttttctcatctctgacattgactgcctccacgcattctgctgtgctctatcagcgtgggaggacatctgcagctccgtgaacatatcgtccctcgtcctacgttttctctttctaatgttcacaagcctctgcgaaggagaaacatttgcagctggtggaggagaagggagaggtggttaaaaaagacacattttagagaacaatgggtacactctttcattacaaggtcgcatatttcggcttgcaggcagccatggtaggccacagtgttttggcttttttaaccttcttaacatgcgtgaaaggttgcaaacagcagcgcatttcccatatcaaggatgaattgggttgtccatttaaaatggggtttcaatgtaaaaggagggggctgcggtttcctggttaacatgcggcacaaacacaagtaaaccacccccccccccacacacacacacgattctctgggatgatcacttcacccctccccccaccgcgtggttaacagcggggaacatttctggtcagaagagcaggaacgggcgcctctgaatgtccccttaataaaatcaccccatttcaaccaggagagctttctggagatgtccctggaggatttccgctccatccccatacacgttaacagacttttccagtagatgtactggctgcgattgccagggcaaattaatcattaaacacgcttgctttttttttgtaatgtttacaaatatttacaaagttacactcaccagaggtctcctgtgtgccctgagggtcttgggtgagttcgggggttactggttccaggtccagggtcacaaacatatcctggctgttggggaaaccggtttctccgcttccttgctgctgtgagctacctacagtacctccatcgtcatcttcctcgttccccgaaccgtcttccctgtgtgtttctccagtgagagagtcatagcacacggttggggtagtggtggctgcaccccctaggatcgcatgcagctccgcgtagtagcggcaagtttgcggctctgccccggaccttccgtttgcttctctggctttgtggtaagcttgccgtagctccttaattttcacgcggcactgctgtgtgtccctgttatggcctcggtccttcatggccttggagatcttttctaatacttttccatttcttttactgctacggagttcagctatcactgcttcatctccccatatggcgagcagatctcgtacctcccgttcggtccatgctggagctcttttgcgatcctgggactccatcacggttacctgtgctgatgagctctgcgtggtcacctgtgctctccacgctgggcaaacaggaaatgaaattcaaacattcgcgggtcttttcctgtctacctggtcagtgcatctgagttgagagtgctgtccagagcggtcacaatgaagcactgtgggatagctcccggaggccaataacgtcgaattccgtccacactaccccaattccgacccgcaaaggccggttttatcgctaatcccctcgtcggaggtggtgtaaagaaaccggtttaaaggaccctttaagtcgaaagaaagggcttcgttgtgtggatatcaggaaaaactatttcactaggagggtggtgaaacactggaatgcgttacctagggaggtggtggagtctccttccttggaggtttttaaggcccggcttgacaaagccctggctgggatgatttagctgggaattggtcctgctttgagcagggggttggactagatgacctcttgaggtcccttccaactctgatgttctatgattctatgattctatgtgtccaggcttaattcggtttaacgctgctaaagtcgacctaaacccgtagtgtagaccaggccttagatgcctatatacaaatgcaagaagtatggggaataagcaggaagaactggaagtgctaataaataaatacaactatgacattgttggcatcactgaaacttggtgggataatacacatgattggaatgttggtgtggatgggtacagcttgctcaggaaggatagacaggggaaaaagggaggaggtgttgccttatatattaaaaatgtgcacacttggactgaggtagagatggacataggagatggaagtgttgagagtctgtgggttaggctaaaaggggcaaaaaacaagggagatgtcatgctaggagtctactacaggccacctaaccaggtggaagaggtggatgaggcttttttaagcaactaacaaaatcatccaaagcccaagatttggtggtgatgggggacttcaactatccggatatatgttgggaaaataacacagcggggcacagactatccaacaaattcttggactgcattggagacaactttttatttcagaaggttgaaaaagctactggggggaagctattctagacttgattttaacaaatagggaggaactcattgagaatttgaaagtagaaggcagcctgggtgaaagtgatcatgaaatcatagagtttgcaattctaaggaagggtagaagggagaacagcaaaatagagacaatggatttcaggaaggcagattttggtaagctcagagagctgataggtaaggtcccatgggaatcaagactgaggggaaaaacaactgaggagagttggcagtttttcaaagggacactattaagggcccaaaagcaagctattccgctggttaggaaagatagaaaatgtggcaaaagaccaccttggcttaaccacgagatcttgcacgatctaaaaaataaaaaagagtcatataaaaaatggaaactaggacagataacaaaggatgaatataggcaaacaacacaggaatgcaggggcaagattaggaaggcaaaggcacaaaatgagctcaaactagctacgggaataaaaggaaacaagaagactttttatcaatacattagaagcaagaggaagaccaaagacagggtaggcccactgcttagtgaagagggagaaacgtaacaggaaacttggaaatggcagagatgcttaatgacttctttgtttcggtcttcaccgagaagtctgaaggaatgcctaacatagtgaatgctaatgggaagggggtaggtttagtggataaaataaaaaaagaacaagttaaaaatcacttagaaaagttagatgcctgcaagtcacccgggcctgatgaaatgcatcctagaatactcaaggagctaatagaggaggtatctgagcctctagctattatctttggaaagtcatgggagacgggagagattccagaagactggaaaagggcaaatatagtgcccatctataaaaagggaaataaaaacaacccaggaaactacagaccagttagtttaacttctgtgccagggaagataatggagcaagtaattaaggaaataatctgcaaacacttggaaggtggtaaagtgatagggaacagccagcatggatttgtgaagaacaaatcatgtcaaaccaatctgatagctttctttgataggataacgagccttgtggataagggtgaagctgtggatgtggtatacctagactttagtaaggcatttgatacagtctcgcatgatattcttatcgataaactaggcaaatacaatttagatggggctactataaggtgggtgcataactggctggataaccgtactcagagagttgttataatggttcccaatcctgctggaaaggcgtaacgagtggggtaccacaggggtctgttttgggactgtctctgttcaatatcttcatcaacgacttagatattggcatagaaagtacgcttattaagtttgcggatgataccaaactgggagggattgcaactgctttggaggacagggtcataattcaaaatgatctagacaaattggagaaatggtctgagttaaacaggatgaagtttaacaaagacaaatgcaaagtgctccacttaggaaggaacaatcagtttcacacatacagaatgggaagagactgtctaggaaggagtacggcagaaagggatctaggggttatagtggaccacaagctaaatatgagtcaacagtgtgatgctgttgcaaaaaaagcaaacatgatcctgggatgtattaacaggtgtgttgtgagcaagacacgagaagtcattcttccgctctactctgctctggttaggcctcagctggagtattgtgtccagttctgggcgccgcattttaaaaaagatgtggagaaattggaaagggtccagagaagagcaacaagaatgattaaaggtcttgagaacatgacctatgaaggaaggctgaaagaattgggtttgtttagtttggaaaagagaagactgagaggggacatgatagcagttttcaggtatctaaaagggtgtcataaggaggagggagaaaacttgttcaccttagcctctaaggatagaaccagaagcaatgggtttaaactgcagcaagggaggtctaggttggacattaggaaaaagttcctaactgtcagggtggttaaacactggaataaattgcctagggaggttgtggaatctccatctctggagatatttaagagtaggttagataaatgtctatcagggatggtctagacagtatttggtcctgccatgcgggcaggggactggactcgatgacctctcgaggtcccttccagtcctagaatctatgaatctatgttatTAGCATATGTTCAAAATCACACAGTTCTGCCTGGGAAAAAATTgttaaacaggtctgtcctaaacaaaggaatgtgtgtgtatCTCAGTTTACATATATGTAGTACACAGAGTCCTCGTGACAGCAaagtgggcggggggagggggcaaaggcaGGAGACCaggcaaatctgcatttcagcagaTAGAAAAGAGGTgagaagaaagagcatggagccACCTTCACCACCAGAGCCTTCTTcactgtttgaataaactttgctttgagggaTAATCatcagaagaatccacttcaaagggtgactggactataaaagtgatgggcaaaaacaccccaaggCATCTttctttccatctctctctctttcacaacaagagaaccagccctttgactttgggggagaggggagaatcccgacctgagaatttggtccgTCATGTTGCTGGGAACACGTGGTAAGGACTTAAGCTAGATTTGGTTCAAAGTAAAGTTTTAGCTATTTGAAAGTGTTTTATCTGTATTTGTCTTGTAATCATTGctgactttaataccttatacttgtactcacttaaaatcctatcgtctattgttaataaacttgttttatcttttaatctaaaccaatccagtgTTGTCTTTAAACCAAACTGTTTGGTAACTCtggttaaagtagcaaactgttgaatattgacccACTTACATGGGCAAGGGACCTCTGTTCTCCAAACtacccaggagagggctggacagtgcagaacacagttttgggaaaatccaggactgggagtgtgttattgtcaccctgcaagtagtaaccaaggctggtgggagccagagtgtggctggagtgttgctgacaggctgctggatCAGAACTGCtgctatacacagacacttaaGTGTGAGTTGCAGAATGACAGGCTATTTGTGAGccgcccaggttgggagctacaacactGCCCTCTCTGCATTATCCATATTAAAAGGGACCCCACCCAGTCatgatatgattgctctctttaaatatatcagagggataaataccagggagggagaggaattatttcagctcagtactaatgtggacacgagaacgaatggatataaactggccgtcgggaagtttagtcttgaaattagacgaaggtttctaaccatcagaggggtgaaattttggaacagccttccgagggaaacagtgggggcgaaagacctctctggctttaagcttaagctagataagtttatggagggaatggtttgatgggataacgtgattttagtcaattggtCAACAACGTggcatcgctggtaaatagtatcaatggccaatgagggtctggctggagaatcttgcctgcatgctcggggttctactgatcaccatatttggggtcaggaaggaattttcctccagggtagattggcagaggccctggaggtttttcgccttcctccgcagcatggggcaggggtcgctagctgggggatactctgcgacttgaagtctttaaatcgcaggatttggggacttcaacagctgagttaagggaaagggagtgggtcagcttttgtggcctgcaccATGCGggaggtccgactagatgatcatactggtcccttctgaccttaacgtctatgagtctatgagtcagtCTTGCCCACCCAAGAGCCAATTGCCTACCGCACTCCTCTCAGTTTCACCTCTCCCAGGGCCCTGAAAACCCACTGGCCCTGCCAAACTTTTCCCTGTTCCATCCCTATTAGAACTCCCTTtgccatttacctctctcccccGGTAGTCTGGTAGTTAACTCCAAAAGGGATGATGCAACTGGATAAACACGGATTCTGACTCAGGTTCTGGGAACAAAACATTCTTGGCAGCATGATCCCAGCTGTCAAGTGCCATGCCAGAACAAATTAGATTAAGAAAAAGCCTGACTGCCCATGCTTTGTCAATAAAGCCTTCCACCAGGATGAAAAACAGAACAGCAATGAATTCTACAACCTTAAGTTTTGGCTGTCCCGCACTACCTGTAAAAACAGAGACgaacaaattattaagcaataaatctgtaagcacctagaggacaaTAGGGTTATAAATAATAACTAACATGAATTTGtcaaaacaaatcatgccaaaccagcctaatttcctttctttgacagggttactggcctagcaGATCGGGGGAAGGTGTTGACATGTTGTAGCTTGATTCTAGGaaggtttttgacacagtcccataagcaaactagggaaatgaggCCTAGAGGGAGTTACCAAAAGATGGGTGTCCTACTGGTTGCAAGACTGTATtccagagtagttatcaatggtttgctgtaaAAGTTGGGGGATACCTGTATtggggtcccccaggggtctgtcctgggtctgggtACGATTCAGTATTTTCTTTGGTGACCTGGATCatggagtcagggctggctccagacaccagcttaacgagcggcacctgcggcaattcgggggcgaaggacctgccactgaactgccgccgccgatcgtggcttttttttttccaattgccgccgctggagcggcagaaatgctggagccggccctgcatggagTGGAGtctgcttataaaatgtgcagaggacaccaagctgggaagggttgctaGCActgtggaggataggattagaattcaaaatgactttgaccAGCATCCCCACAAGAGAACCACCTGACTTCtttgattcccctcccccacacacttctGGCAGTCTATTGGCTTGCACCCTCTCAGGAGCTCTTTGGATGCTGAATACACCAGGTGCTGCCCACGACATGCCCCTTCCCTTACATGTGCTCTGCTCCCTCAAGGCCACTAGTCTCACCATCAATTAGTTATCCTTGGGGGAGCAGGTCCCACGTCCCCAGTCCACTTGGCACTTTACCAGGAAGaggtttttaattattatttttaaatggctcCCACCTCTTGTCACAGGGGAGATGGTTTATTTGTATTCCCtttgtttttaaacttcattGGTCCTTCCCTCATC encodes:
- the LOC135982938 gene encoding myb/SANT-like DNA-binding domain-containing protein 2, with amino-acid sequence MESQDRKRAPAWTEREVRDLLAIWGDEAVIAELRSSKRNGKVLEKISKAMKDRGHNRDTQQCRVKIKELRQAYHKAREANGRSGAEPQTCRYYAELHAILGGAATTTPTVCYDSLTGETHREDGSGNEEDDDGGTVGSSQQQGSGETGFPNSQDMFVTLDLEPVTPELTQDPQGTQETSAANVSPSQRLVNIRKRKRRTRDDMFTELQMSSHADRAQQNAWRQSMSEMRKAQYEREERWRAESRDEQSKWRAEDDRWRQLADRRQEAMLRLLEHQTDMLERMVELQERQQEQRPPLQPLCNQQPSSPSSIASSPRRPRTRCGGPPSTQSLHSR